The Oscillatoria acuminata PCC 6304 genomic interval TGGGGAGAGTCTTCCAGAGGGGTCTGGGGTAGTCCCCGCCAGGGCGCGATCGCCAACAGGACCAAAGGGCAGTTCCCCGGCCCCCAGAGTCCGTTGAACCTGTCCCAGGGAGAGCGTTTGAGATATAACAGTTCCAGGGATTTGACCAATCAAACCCCGACTTTCCGCACCGGGAAAAATGCCCAGGCAGGTTAAAGTCGTAATCAGTAATAACGCGGGATGGTAGGCGATCATAATAGGGGTACAGATCCAATCGGTTGAGCCAAAGAAAGCATGACACTAAGCTAACTTGCTTTCCGTTCCCAAGGAGATGCGCTTAAGAATACAATCCCTGTAATAGCACACCAGAATGATCGCCATCTTCAGCTACCATGATTCCGCGAGAATCAGTTAACCCGGGGTGGCTTAACCCTGTGAATCTGAAACTCGAAGTTTAATGGGTACTTCAACCGGGTGGCCTTCGGCCCCTGTCAAGAGTGGCATCGATTCCGATGAGAGATTTTCGCCATCGGGGATAGAGCGAGTGGATGCACGGGAGGTTCTGAGTTTCTCGGTCAAGGTTGCGATCGCACCGGCGGGGAGTTGTTCGCGCTGATTAATCAGGTAGATGCTAATCAGAGTGAGGATAACACCACTCCACTGTAACTCAGAGAGGGTTTCTGATAAAAATAGATTGCCGAAAAGGATGGCAAAAACTGGGGTCATAAAGGTTAGGGAACTCAGACTGGTGAGGTTCCCAGTGGAAGCAAAGTAGAAAAACAGTCCATAGGCGATCGCCGATCCAAAAACGGTAGAGTAAGCCAATGCCATCCAACCATGCAGGTCTAAATGCACCCACTGCTCAGACTCCGTTAGTCCTGAGAGCATCCACAACGGCAAACCCCCAATAATCATGTGCCAACCTGTAGCAACAACGGGGTCAGCGTAGCGGCAGACAAATCTTACCATAACGGTCCCTGCTGCCATTGACAGGGCTGCCAACAGCATTAACCATTCGCCACTCTGAAATAACCCCGAAAGGTGTAGAGTGTCCACCGGGAAGGACCCGTTAAATAAGCCCCAAATCCATTCATCGGGTAAACCAATCAGACTAATACCCAGAATACCCAGTCCCAACCCCAGGAAACCCCAACCTCCAATAATTTCTCCAAACAGCCATGCACTCAG includes:
- a CDS encoding DMT family transporter produces the protein MQLKLTESKFSFTPLLMIAPFFLWGTAMVAMKGTLTSTTPLFMAGVRLVPAGLLVLAVAAIAGRPQPRGWQAWLWITLFAAVDGFLFQGFLAEGLVKTGAGLGSVMIDSQPLAVALLSAWLFGEIIGGWGFLGLGLGILGISLIGLPDEWIWGLFNGSFPVDTLHLSGLFQSGEWLMLLAALSMAAGTVMVRFVCRYADPVVATGWHMIIGGLPLWMLSGLTESEQWVHLDLHGWMALAYSTVFGSAIAYGLFFYFASTGNLTSLSSLTFMTPVFAILFGNLFLSETLSELQWSGVILTLISIYLINQREQLPAGAIATLTEKLRTSRASTRSIPDGENLSSESMPLLTGAEGHPVEVPIKLRVSDSQG